Below is a genomic region from Methanobacterium sp..
GTTACCTCTTTTACTTGTCTTAAGTTCAGGAACAAGTTCATATAATACCTTTAAATAATTGACATCCCTGAATCCATCTGTTATTGCAAGAGCTTTCATATCAGATTGTTTTAACACATAATCCAGTTCATGACTTTTATATGCAGTATTTACTGTTACAAGAACTGCCCCTATTTTTCCACATGCAAATAAGAATGTAATCCAATCTGGAACATTTAATGCCCAGATCCCCACATTGTCGCCTTTAGTAACTCCAATTGAAAGCAAACCTTTTGCAAGCTTATTTACTCGTTCATCAAATTGTTTGTAAGTAAAACGAAGATCCCTATCTGGATAAACCATAAATTCCCTGTCTGGATCTTTTTCTGCCTGTTTTTCAAAGAAATCTCCAATCGTATCTTCTGTAAAAAGCATATTTTGGCTCCTTTATGCATTCTAAATTTTTATTTGCAATTTTTGTCTTCTAATATTAAATGCTCATGTAATTGGGCTTTTATTGCATCAGGAATAGGTACACTTTTTTGATTTAAGAAATCAAAATGTACAAGAACAGCTTTTCCCTTTGCTTTGAGCTCTCCATCCTGCCATGCCTCATGACCTATTGTAAATGAGCTGTTTCCAATATGAGTTATATAACTCCTAATTTCAACATCAATTCCATAGTACATTTGACCGATGTAATCAAATTCAGTTCTAACTAATATTAATTTCCATTTCTCATAACTCAAGTCAAGATCTGGTGTAAACATTCTAAATATTGGATTTCTTCCGACTTCAAACCACTCTACAAGTGCAGTATTGTTAATATGCCGAAGTCCATCAGCATCTCCGAATCGCGGTGTAACTTTCTCTGTAAACATTTAAATCACTTTTAGATTTGTATTAACTGTTAAATTTGTTTTAAAATGGCGTATATACAACTGCAAGGATTTTTGAATCCTTATCACCGTAAGCATGTAAATCATGAGGTACAATTGAATCATAATAAATACTGTCCCCTTTAGAAAGCAGATATTTTTCCTGACCGTATAATATTTCAATTTGCCCTTCCATAACATAAATGAACTCTTCACCTTCATGTGAAGCCAGTTTATACTCTTCTGTCTCATGGAGATGAACATCAATAATAAAAGGCTCCATATGCCTGTCTGTTTTACCAGAAGCCAGAGCATAAAAATCAAGAGCACTTGTATCAGGATGATCTTCTTTACCTGAAAAATGGATCACCTGTTCTGATTTGCCTGATTTTACCATTACTGGCCCTATTTGAGGCGCATCATCAAGAAAAGTACCTAAACGGACATCCAACACTTTTGCAATCCTTATAAGTGGTGTGAGTGATGGGATCAAATCTCCACTTTCAATACTTTCTATAACCTTCCTGCTGCACTGACTTTTTTCTGCCAGTTGTTCAACAGTCATTTCATGGTTTTCTCTTATCTGCTGGATTTTAGTTCCGAGTTGATTTTCCTCTGACATTTAATTATCTCCTATTTTATAGATTATTTCATAAATACGAACTTAATTTGCAGTTAATTTCACATAGTAGTTATTATTTTCTTTATAAATTATTTTAAATATATTTTAAACTCTAATGAATAATCAAATATTTAGGCCATCAATTTAATTGGAATTATATTGTTCTAAATATTATTAAATGTAATTATTAATTATTTAGAATTCAGATGATTAATAAGTTACATCATTTGCTGTAATTGTCAGAAATTCATAATTAAATTTCAATAGTTTCTAATCTGTTCATAGCTTCCTCTAAATTTTCATATGAAGAAGCATAAGACAATCTAAAATGATTTTCTCCACATTTACCAAAACTACTGCCATTAACGATTATTACTCCCTTTTCTACAGCTTTATTTACAAATTTCTGGGAGTTTTGGACCCTTGGAAATACATAAAACGCCCCTTTAGGTGCTTTGATTCCGATTCCTATTTCATTCAACCTCTTAACTACCAGGTCTCTTCTTCGTTTAAATTCAGCTACCATTTCACCGACACATTCCTGTGGTCCAGTTAATGCTTCAAGACCTGCTATTTGAGATAAAGAGCTGGCACATGCCACATTATACTGATGAACCTTCAGCAATTCTTCAGCGATCTCTGGTTTTGCAGTCATATATCCTATTCTAAACCCAGTCATCGCATAGGTTTTAGAAAATGCATTTATGGTTATTGCGTTTTCAGTATACCTTCCAGGGCTGTAATGTTTTCCATCATAGATTATGTGCTCATATACTTCATCAGATATCAAATATATATCATGATCTTCCGCTATTTCAGCTATGCCCTTAATATCTTCTTTTTGCATGACTGCACCTGTTGGGTTTGAAGGAGAATTCAAAATTAAGGCTTTAGTTTTATCTGTTATTTTATCAAGGACATCTTCAGGAGTCATTCTAAATTCATTTTCTTCTTTGAGACTTACTGGAACCATTTTACCTTCAGCAAGCTTTACAAATGCATCATATGAAAGAAATCCTGGATCCGGGATTAAAACTTCATCTCCCCTATTTACCAATGCTTGAAGACTAATATAAAGTGCTTGACTTGCCCCAACCGTTACAAGTATGGACTCTGGATCTACATCAAGTTTATTTTCCTCTTTAAATTTACAGGATATAGCTTCTCTAAGTTCTATAATCCCTTTATTTGCTGTATAATGGGTGAATCCATCATCTAAAGCTTTTTTTACAGCTTCCCTGATATGTAATGGCGTATCAAAATCGGGTTCTCCAAGGCTTAAATTAATAGCATCTTCTGCAGTGATATCAAACATTTTTCTTATTTCTGAAAGCTGTATTGACTCGCATCTTCTGGTTGGTTGAAACATTCTAATCATACCTATCTAATCATTGAAATCAATTGTTAACTATATTAAAAAATCGATTATATTATACATTAATCTTTCATATCTTAAAAATTAATCATCTATTTTTACTTTTATTAATATATAAAAAAAGCATGCCCACAAAAATGTTGAGCCTTTTTGATGTTGTAAACCTCGTGGTTGGAACCATTGTCGGTGCAGACATATATATCGCAGCAGCTTTTGGAGCTGGACTTTTAGGACCCGCATCACTCGCTGCATGGTTTTTAGCAGGGATAATGGCCATTGTAATAGCATTGTCTTTTGCAGAATGTTCCTCACTTGTTCCGCGCGCAGGCGGACCTTATGTGTATGCTAAAGATGCTTTTGGAGATTTTACAGGGTTTTTATCAGGATGGTCCCTTATACTCGCAGAATGGAGCGCCATAGCAGTTTTTCCCCTCGCATTTATAGCTTATCTTCAATACTTTTTTCCAGGAATGCCTTTTACAGTACAAACTATTATCAAAATTCTATTTATCATAATATTAACAGGTATAAACTATTTAGGTGTTAAAGAAGCCGGTAGAATTAACGATATTTTAACAATCTTAAAGCTGGCCCCCATTTTTATATTAACACTCATTGGAATTGTTTATTTCATAATAAATCCTTCAGTCTTTGTTTCTAATTTCACCCCATTTCTACCAGTAGGTCTTGGAAACCTGGGAAGTGCTATTGTTTTGATATTTTGGGCATATATCGGATTTGAACTTGTAACTGTACCTTCAGATGAAATATATGATTCAAAAAGGACTATTCCAAAAGCTATTGTACTTGGAATGGGTGTTGTTGCCCTTTTCTATATTATAACAAATTTTGTAATTGTTGGCGTAGTACCATGGCAAGAGCTTTCCCAATCATCTGCACCACTTACATTTGCAGGATATGCACTTATGGGAGGGTTTGGAGCCGTTTTTATCACTGTAGGAGCTCTTCTTTCAATTTCAGGATCTGATGAAGCAGGTATCCTTTCTTCATCAAGGATACCCTATGCAATGGCAGGTGACGGACTTCTACCCAAAGCATTTGCCAGAAAACATCCGAAATATGAAACACCTTACATTGCATTAATAGTTCAAGGTGTAGTTACGGGTGCCGCTGCCATCTTCGGAACCATAAGCAGTTTAATCATATTATCGGTTTTTACCCTTCTTTTCTGTTATATTTTAACATGTATCTCCGTATTTCCCCTAAGGAAAAAATATGATGGAGGTATCAAAATTCCATCTATAATACCCATTTTAGGTGTTATAATATCCATTTATATAATGTCTCAGAGCAATTTCACCCAAATAATAACTGGAGTGGCTTTAATAGCTCTTGGAATTCCAATATACTGGAAGTATTCACCAAAAGAAGAGATTAGATCAGTTATAAAGGAAATAACATCCAGGGAAGCCTTCTTAAAAAGATGGATTCAAGCCCGAGAGGTTTTCTTAGGATACTTATTAAGAAGGCTGGCTTATCTTTTAAGAAGGATACTGGGCTGATAATTCAAGTTTCTAAAACCTGCAAAATCTTTGATTTTGCGGTTCAAAAACATATAGTGTTTTTTCAACCTGCAAAATCTTTGATTTTGCGGTTCAGAAAAAATAAAAATAAATTAAATTATTTTTTTATATTTTAAAAGAGCTATCATTTGATTATACGACTTTGTAACGCTTCCTGATTTTACAGTGCCATGGGGAGACAGTACTTCACATGTAACAGCTGGAATTCCTGCCAAATTAGTAGTATCTTCCAGTGCTCCACGATATTCTACACCTGCCAGATTATCTGCAATCAATGAGGACCCTGTTTTCTTGCAAATGTATTTAGCAATGATATAACTTTGGTATGTAGGATGTTTTGAAGAAAAAACAGCCATTTTACCCGGATCGCCGCCAGGTTTAGTAGAATGAAAATCTCCGAGTACACTAATATTAAGCCGTTTAGCCAGTTTCAATATCTTGCTAGTAGGCGT
It encodes:
- a CDS encoding thioesterase family protein, with the translated sequence MFTEKVTPRFGDADGLRHINNTALVEWFEVGRNPIFRMFTPDLDLSYEKWKLILVRTEFDYIGQMYYGIDVEIRSYITHIGNSSFTIGHEAWQDGELKAKGKAVLVHFDFLNQKSVPIPDAIKAQLHEHLILEDKNCK
- a CDS encoding XRE family transcriptional regulator, which produces MSEENQLGTKIQQIRENHEMTVEQLAEKSQCSRKVIESIESGDLIPSLTPLIRIAKVLDVRLGTFLDDAPQIGPVMVKSGKSEQVIHFSGKEDHPDTSALDFYALASGKTDRHMEPFIIDVHLHETEEYKLASHEGEEFIYVMEGQIEILYGQEKYLLSKGDSIYYDSIVPHDLHAYGDKDSKILAVVYTPF
- a CDS encoding pyridoxal phosphate-dependent aminotransferase; this translates as MFQPTRRCESIQLSEIRKMFDITAEDAINLSLGEPDFDTPLHIREAVKKALDDGFTHYTANKGIIELREAISCKFKEENKLDVDPESILVTVGASQALYISLQALVNRGDEVLIPDPGFLSYDAFVKLAEGKMVPVSLKEENEFRMTPEDVLDKITDKTKALILNSPSNPTGAVMQKEDIKGIAEIAEDHDIYLISDEVYEHIIYDGKHYSPGRYTENAITINAFSKTYAMTGFRIGYMTAKPEIAEELLKVHQYNVACASSLSQIAGLEALTGPQECVGEMVAEFKRRRDLVVKRLNEIGIGIKAPKGAFYVFPRVQNSQKFVNKAVEKGVIIVNGSSFGKCGENHFRLSYASSYENLEEAMNRLETIEI
- a CDS encoding amino acid permease encodes the protein MPTKMLSLFDVVNLVVGTIVGADIYIAAAFGAGLLGPASLAAWFLAGIMAIVIALSFAECSSLVPRAGGPYVYAKDAFGDFTGFLSGWSLILAEWSAIAVFPLAFIAYLQYFFPGMPFTVQTIIKILFIIILTGINYLGVKEAGRINDILTILKLAPIFILTLIGIVYFIINPSVFVSNFTPFLPVGLGNLGSAIVLIFWAYIGFELVTVPSDEIYDSKRTIPKAIVLGMGVVALFYIITNFVIVGVVPWQELSQSSAPLTFAGYALMGGFGAVFITVGALLSISGSDEAGILSSSRIPYAMAGDGLLPKAFARKHPKYETPYIALIVQGVVTGAAAIFGTISSLIILSVFTLLFCYILTCISVFPLRKKYDGGIKIPSIIPILGVIISIYIMSQSNFTQIITGVALIALGIPIYWKYSPKEEIRSVIKEITSREAFLKRWIQAREVFLGYLLRRLAYLLRRILG